One Vigna unguiculata cultivar IT97K-499-35 chromosome 11, ASM411807v1, whole genome shotgun sequence DNA window includes the following coding sequences:
- the LOC114168750 gene encoding extensin-2-like, with protein MEKISVQTRHLPRLIYALIFCIVSTIVAADDYPYYGGGQPYNNPYYKPTYEPKYPPNYDPKYPSYDPKYPSYDPKYPPYYYKSPPPPSPPPYYNQPKYPPYYYKSPPPPPPSYYEPKYPPYYEPKYPPYYYYKSPPPPPPPYVYKPPPYNYYKPPYNNYSPPPYEYKPPPYNYYKPPYNNYSPPQYDQYKPPSSPPYEYKPPSSPPYEYKPPSSPPYK; from the coding sequence ATGGAAAAAATCTCAGTTCAGACGAGGCACTTGCCTCGACTCATCTATGCTCTAATCTTCTGCATAGTTTCTACCATCGTTGCTGCTGATGATTATCCCTACTACGGTGGAGGACAACCCTACAACAATCCATATTACAAACCAACCTATGAACCCAAATACCCTCCTAATTATGATCCTAAATACCCTTCTTATGATCCTAAATACCCTTCTTATGATCCTAAGTACCCTCCATATTACTACAAatctccaccaccaccatctcctCCTCCTTATTACAATCAACCCAAATACCCTCCATATTACTACAAatctccaccacctcctcctCCTTCTTACTATGAACCCAAATACCCTCCATATTATGAACCCAAATATCCTCCATATTATTACTACAAAtctccaccacctccaccaccaccttaCGTTTACAAGCCACCTCCCTATAATTACTACAAACCTCCATACAACAACTACTCACCTCCTCCATATGAATACAAGCCACCTCCCTATAATTACTACAAACCCCCATACAACAACTACTCACCTCCACAATATGATCAATACAAACCACCGTCGTCTCCTCCCTATGAATACAAGCCACCATCTTCTCCTCCGTATGAATACAAACCACCATCATCTCCTCCGTATAAATAG